In Streptomyces canus, one DNA window encodes the following:
- a CDS encoding VOC family protein — MTTSVVSIVYVNDAPAAARFYGDLLGMSPSFETSGYITFDLGPGADLGLWSGQFEDLSPDVPRTSEVCLAIDGGRPDELNATFEQWKSKGVTILREPHDAGFGLTFLAADPDGNRIRVAPKG, encoded by the coding sequence ATGACCACATCCGTCGTGTCCATCGTCTACGTGAACGACGCTCCCGCCGCAGCGCGTTTCTACGGCGACCTCCTCGGCATGAGCCCCTCGTTCGAGACTTCGGGATACATCACCTTCGACCTCGGGCCAGGCGCTGACCTCGGTCTGTGGTCCGGCCAGTTCGAGGATCTGTCACCGGACGTCCCGCGCACCAGTGAGGTTTGCCTGGCCATCGACGGTGGACGACCCGACGAGCTCAACGCGACCTTTGAGCAGTGGAAGTCCAAGGGGGTCACGATCCTGCGCGAGCCTCATGATGCGGGGTTCGGGCTGACCTTCCTCGCAGCCGATCCTGACGGGAACCGTATCCGCGTCGCACCGAAGGGCTGA
- a CDS encoding helix-turn-helix transcriptional regulator, giving the protein MTPDRFFTLMLLLTSRDAVTTQELASALGVSLRTITRDLNWLRDAGLPVTAHRGRLGGVTMLPGSGLDLTRLTPAERDHLSLTGLDEKQRAELNASVESRRALSKIAAAQPRRVHELLPLTDVVHVDSRPWRQARASGTTPASLIGAVRRGRRLRIEYDSPREPCPRELVVDPYGLFAKAGIWYLVADCARVPRMYRLERITTWKEVDQPRRIREGQTLATVAAALIDQWEHNHAIEVSATIDQTQIARAQRIFGLRLVPDGHEESATGRRVTIRFLHLEDVRALLPFGSAVTVHGPTEARAHLRDLATNLAHHYAPSPTP; this is encoded by the coding sequence GTGACCCCAGACCGCTTCTTCACCCTGATGCTGCTCCTCACATCGAGGGATGCCGTGACCACACAGGAACTCGCGTCAGCGCTCGGGGTGTCCCTTCGAACCATCACCCGAGACCTGAACTGGCTCCGCGACGCCGGTCTGCCGGTGACCGCGCACCGGGGCCGCCTCGGAGGCGTGACCATGCTGCCCGGGTCCGGGCTCGACCTCACCCGACTCACACCGGCCGAGCGTGATCATCTGTCGCTCACCGGGCTGGACGAGAAGCAACGTGCGGAGCTCAACGCATCGGTCGAAAGCCGGCGCGCGCTGTCCAAGATCGCTGCTGCACAGCCACGTCGAGTTCATGAGCTCCTGCCGCTCACCGACGTAGTGCACGTGGACAGCCGTCCCTGGCGTCAGGCACGAGCTTCCGGCACGACTCCGGCTTCGCTGATCGGCGCAGTGCGGCGAGGTCGCCGGCTACGGATCGAGTACGACAGCCCACGCGAGCCATGCCCACGCGAACTGGTCGTGGATCCCTACGGGCTGTTCGCCAAGGCCGGCATCTGGTACCTCGTCGCCGACTGTGCCCGAGTGCCACGGATGTACCGACTCGAACGGATCACGACGTGGAAAGAAGTCGACCAGCCACGACGGATCCGCGAGGGCCAGACCCTGGCCACCGTCGCTGCAGCGCTCATTGATCAGTGGGAGCACAACCACGCGATAGAGGTCAGCGCCACCATCGACCAGACCCAGATCGCGCGAGCGCAACGGATCTTTGGCCTACGACTCGTCCCGGACGGCCATGAAGAATCCGCCACCGGCCGCAGGGTAACGATCCGCTTCCTGCATCTGGAGGACGTGCGAGCACTACTGCCGTTCGGGAGCGCCGTCACTGTGCACGGCCCCACCGAAGCCAGGGCTCACCTCCGGGACCTCGCCACCAACCTTGCCCACCACTATGCGCCGTCACCAACGCCCTGA
- a CDS encoding STAS domain-containing protein — protein MSPLKITTRDAATGPVLEIFGELDYDSATELRELIPALTLRPGQRLILNLGGMEFCDSSGLSALIAAHNHAQAAQADIALAAVPAHTLRTLRIAGLDQIFPIAPDSAPGPQS, from the coding sequence ATGAGCCCACTGAAGATCACCACCCGAGACGCCGCCACCGGTCCCGTACTGGAGATCTTCGGCGAGTTGGACTACGACAGCGCCACCGAACTGCGTGAACTGATCCCCGCCCTCACCCTCCGACCGGGTCAGCGCCTCATCCTGAACCTCGGCGGCATGGAATTCTGCGACTCCAGCGGGCTCAGCGCCCTGATCGCGGCCCACAACCACGCCCAGGCCGCCCAAGCGGACATCGCACTCGCTGCCGTACCCGCCCATACCCTGCGCACCCTGCGCATCGCCGGCCTCGACCAGATCTTCCCCATCGCCCCCGACAGCGCGCCCGGCCCTCAGTCCTGA
- a CDS encoding PP2C family protein-serine/threonine phosphatase, protein MCRTGQQPDPHETGDEKTSSAAFAALLEDSAEELYESAPCGYLSTLMDGTVARINTTLLTWLGLDREAVVGRMRFTDLLTVGGKLYHETHFAPLLRMQGEISGIALEIRQNGGGRIPVLVSSAVKHGTTGDPLLIRTTIFDARDRRTYEQELLRSRKAAEEARKQAETDRARLQDALAVLQQSLLPDTLPAVPGIETAAHYHTASPDRLGGDFYDVFPIDGKRFGFFLGDVCGKGPQAAAVTSLTRYTLRAAALHDPDPVGALTTLNKVLHERYAGAGNDPRYCTVVFGALDPDPDTGQVAVHLASGGHPPAIIMRADGTADFLPTPGGLLVGILPTARFTTATTVLAPGDTLLLYTDGLTEARTGEDRTSLYGDESLLAFAAGQAGKSPPAVIRALTGLLHSFGDGLDDDTALLALGVPAPNPQTRSSP, encoded by the coding sequence ATGTGCCGCACCGGGCAGCAGCCCGATCCGCACGAGACCGGCGACGAGAAGACCTCCAGCGCGGCGTTCGCCGCTCTGCTGGAGGACAGCGCCGAGGAACTCTACGAGAGCGCGCCCTGCGGATACCTGTCAACGCTGATGGACGGCACCGTCGCGAGGATCAACACCACGCTGCTGACCTGGCTCGGCCTGGACCGCGAGGCGGTCGTGGGCCGGATGCGGTTCACCGACCTGCTGACGGTGGGCGGCAAGCTGTACCACGAGACGCACTTCGCCCCCTTGCTGCGGATGCAGGGCGAGATCAGCGGCATCGCCCTGGAGATCAGACAGAACGGCGGCGGCCGGATACCGGTGCTGGTCTCCTCCGCGGTCAAGCACGGCACCACTGGCGATCCCCTGCTGATCCGCACGACCATCTTCGACGCCCGGGATCGTCGCACCTACGAACAGGAACTCCTGCGCAGCCGGAAGGCAGCCGAAGAAGCACGCAAACAGGCGGAGACCGACCGGGCCCGGCTGCAGGACGCCCTCGCCGTGCTCCAGCAGTCCTTGCTGCCCGACACCCTCCCGGCGGTACCCGGGATAGAGACGGCCGCCCACTACCACACCGCCTCACCGGATCGGCTCGGAGGCGACTTCTACGACGTCTTCCCCATCGACGGCAAACGCTTCGGCTTCTTCCTCGGCGATGTGTGCGGCAAGGGACCCCAGGCGGCGGCGGTCACTTCACTGACCCGCTACACCCTGCGCGCCGCCGCACTGCACGACCCCGACCCCGTCGGTGCCCTGACCACCCTGAACAAGGTGCTCCACGAGCGGTACGCCGGCGCCGGCAACGATCCGCGCTACTGCACCGTGGTGTTCGGCGCCCTCGACCCGGACCCCGACACCGGGCAGGTCGCCGTCCACCTGGCCTCGGGCGGCCACCCTCCGGCCATCATCATGCGTGCCGACGGCACCGCCGACTTCCTGCCCACCCCCGGTGGCCTCCTCGTCGGCATCCTGCCCACCGCCCGCTTCACCACCGCCACGACCGTGCTCGCCCCCGGCGACACCCTTCTCCTCTACACCGACGGCCTCACCGAAGCCCGCACCGGCGAAGACCGCACCAGCCTGTACGGGGACGAGTCCCTGCTCGCCTTCGCCGCCGGCCAGGCCGGCAAGTCCCCGCCAGCCGTGATCCGGGCCCTGACCGGCCTGTTGCACAGCTTCGGTGACGGCCTCGACGACGACACCGCCCTGCTCGCCCTCGGCGTCCCAGCCCCCAACCCCCAGACGAGAAGCAGTCCATGA
- a CDS encoding alpha/beta fold hydrolase — MDIARRNNVSVTGNPQGRPVVLAHGFGCDQNMWRLTLPALVEDYRVVLFDYVGSGRSDAAAFSEDRYASLAGYAQDVVEVCEALDLRDAVFVGHSVSAMIGVLAADKAPERIGAHVMVAPSPRYIDDDGYRGGFSAEDIDELLESLESNYLGWSAAMAPVIMGNADRPELGEELKNSFCATDPEMARVFARTTFLSDSRADLKGVNVPTLVLECTQDVIAPREVGAFVHEAIPGSTLVTLEATGHCPHLSAPEATNQAITEFLAALR, encoded by the coding sequence ATGGATATCGCCCGCAGGAACAATGTCAGCGTGACCGGCAATCCGCAGGGGCGGCCGGTGGTGCTGGCTCATGGCTTCGGGTGCGATCAGAACATGTGGCGGCTGACACTGCCTGCGCTGGTCGAGGACTACCGGGTGGTGCTGTTCGACTACGTCGGCTCGGGCCGCTCGGATGCGGCAGCGTTCTCGGAGGACCGTTACGCCTCCCTGGCCGGCTACGCCCAGGACGTGGTGGAGGTGTGCGAGGCGCTCGATCTGCGCGATGCGGTGTTCGTCGGACATTCGGTCAGCGCGATGATCGGCGTGCTGGCGGCCGACAAGGCACCGGAGCGGATCGGGGCGCATGTGATGGTCGCTCCGTCTCCGCGGTACATCGACGACGACGGCTACCGCGGCGGGTTCAGCGCCGAGGACATCGACGAGTTGCTCGAGTCGCTGGAGTCGAACTATCTGGGCTGGTCGGCAGCGATGGCCCCGGTGATCATGGGGAACGCGGACCGTCCGGAACTCGGCGAGGAGTTGAAGAACAGCTTCTGCGCCACCGACCCGGAGATGGCGCGAGTGTTCGCCCGGACCACGTTCCTGTCGGACTCGCGGGCCGACCTGAAGGGCGTGAACGTGCCCACGCTGGTGCTGGAGTGCACCCAGGACGTGATCGCTCCCCGGGAGGTGGGTGCCTTCGTCCACGAGGCCATCCCCGGCTCGACGCTGGTGACGCTGGAAGCGACCGGGCACTGCCCGCATCTGTCCGCGCCCGAGGCCACCAACCAGGCGATCACGGAGTTCCTGGCGGCCCTGCGGTGA
- a CDS encoding alpha/beta hydrolase: MTMPIPVYFIHGLWLHSASWQPWIDLFRKEGYDPSAPGWPGDPDTVAEARSNPESIADHGIDDVVEHYAALIAELPVPPVLIGHSFGGMIAQKLLGQDRAAAAVAIDAAQIKGVLPLPLSALRATLPVFRNPANKRRAVSLTAEQFRFAFGNAVTEEESAALYERWTIPAPGKPLYEAASANFNPHSAAKVATGNDGRGPLLLISGGKDHTVPETVTRATLKQYRHSEAVTDIIGFPDRGHSLTIDSGWREVAETVLAWLGRQNLGDAR, translated from the coding sequence ATGACCATGCCGATCCCCGTCTACTTCATCCACGGGCTGTGGCTGCACAGCGCCTCCTGGCAGCCGTGGATCGACCTGTTCCGTAAGGAGGGCTACGACCCGTCCGCCCCGGGCTGGCCGGGCGACCCCGACACCGTCGCCGAGGCCCGGTCGAACCCGGAGAGCATCGCCGACCACGGCATCGACGACGTCGTGGAGCACTACGCGGCACTGATCGCCGAGCTGCCCGTGCCGCCCGTCCTGATCGGTCACTCCTTCGGCGGCATGATCGCGCAGAAGTTGCTCGGCCAGGACCGCGCCGCCGCGGCCGTCGCGATCGACGCCGCGCAGATCAAGGGCGTCCTGCCGCTGCCGCTGTCGGCGCTCAGGGCCACCCTCCCGGTGTTCAGGAACCCCGCGAACAAGCGCCGTGCGGTGTCCCTGACCGCTGAGCAGTTCCGGTTCGCCTTCGGCAACGCGGTCACCGAGGAGGAGTCCGCGGCGCTGTACGAACGCTGGACCATCCCCGCCCCCGGCAAGCCGCTCTACGAAGCGGCCTCCGCCAACTTCAACCCGCACTCCGCGGCGAAGGTCGCCACCGGCAACGACGGACGGGGCCCGCTGCTGCTGATCTCGGGCGGCAAGGATCACACCGTTCCCGAGACCGTCACCCGCGCGACCCTCAAGCAGTACCGGCACTCCGAGGCCGTCACCGACATCATCGGCTTCCCCGACCGCGGGCACTCCCTGACCATCGACAGCGGCTGGCGCGAGGTCGCCGAGACGGTCCTGGCCTGGCTGGGCCGACAGAACCTGGGGGACGCGCGATGA
- a CDS encoding SDR family NAD(P)-dependent oxidoreductase — protein MTPSTFGPAAFDLGLAGRSAVVTGAGRGIGLAVVEALLGAGARVVAGSRRRTDGLDALAKGGAELTVVELDLTEPGAPAALVAEAVAGYGGVDVLVNNVGAVRPRVDGFQAVSDADWDWAFTINFMAAVRATRAALPHLIASGDGRIVTVSSVNARLPDPLVIDYSAAKAALTNFCKALSKQVGPEGVRVNTVSPGPVETALWKGEGGVADTVGQSLGVDPGEVARSAAGAAATGRFSTPAEVADLVLYLASRRSGNITGADFLIDGGMIDAL, from the coding sequence ATGACGCCGAGCACCTTCGGGCCCGCCGCCTTCGACCTCGGTCTGGCCGGGCGGAGTGCCGTGGTCACCGGGGCCGGGCGCGGGATCGGCCTGGCCGTCGTCGAGGCACTCCTCGGCGCCGGCGCCCGCGTCGTCGCGGGTTCGAGACGACGTACCGATGGCCTGGACGCCCTGGCCAAGGGCGGCGCCGAACTCACCGTCGTGGAGCTGGACCTGACGGAGCCCGGCGCCCCGGCCGCGCTGGTGGCGGAGGCGGTCGCCGGGTACGGCGGCGTCGACGTGCTGGTGAACAACGTCGGCGCGGTGCGTCCGCGCGTGGACGGTTTCCAGGCCGTGTCCGACGCCGACTGGGACTGGGCCTTCACGATCAACTTCATGGCCGCCGTGCGGGCCACCCGTGCCGCGCTGCCTCATCTGATCGCGAGCGGCGACGGACGGATCGTCACCGTCTCCTCGGTCAACGCCCGCCTGCCCGATCCGCTGGTCATCGACTACAGCGCCGCCAAAGCGGCGTTGACGAACTTCTGCAAGGCCCTGTCCAAGCAGGTCGGGCCGGAAGGCGTCCGCGTCAACACGGTGAGTCCCGGGCCGGTCGAGACCGCGCTGTGGAAGGGCGAGGGCGGTGTCGCCGACACCGTCGGTCAGTCGCTGGGCGTCGATCCGGGCGAGGTGGCCCGCAGTGCCGCCGGGGCGGCGGCCACCGGGCGGTTCAGCACCCCGGCCGAGGTCGCCGACCTCGTGCTCTACCTGGCGAGCCGGCGCTCGGGGAACATCACCGGCGCGGACTTCCTGATCGACGGCGGCATGATCGACGCTCTCTGA
- a CDS encoding ATP-binding protein, with translation MELVGRDDQLDLLRRLLADPRSHGSALLVRGAPGIGKTALLAETAALAERLGYRILRTSGVEAESDIPYAGLQLVLRPLAAGAAELAAPHRQALDTALGHAEAAVPDVFLVGLAVLNLLADAAAVAPVLVLADDVQWLDDATAGVLAFVARRVGTEPVVMVGAARDGHRSRLSPDELTSVTLAPLTEGQATELLADHAPDLRPTAHRRLLAEAAGNPLALTELSRTLGASADPHVSQLPLTERLERAFTDRLETLPDTTRALLRIAALNDSPSLPEIYTATRQLTGATASAAELDPAVRAGLVHVVGTELRFGHPLMRSAIQQTMPGGVRRAAHAALSAVLDQEPDRQIRHRAAAADSPAEAVAAALEDAAHRAARRGGVAAAVTALEQAAALSEDIGHRAERLLRAADFAVELGRPETVTRLLDQALTGPLSRRQHATVVWLRGSFDEGLHGHSSGAVSLTALAEEMAAQDRPLALRILWSAAQLCFWSEPGAEGRRAVLQAVERMELDELDPWRLAISAYAAPVDRGAFVLDRARRVALEEGDDGRAYRMLSTASLLVGGYDLARVFSAAGGAPLRVQGRLGLLARTVGADAWSALVVGDLGAAIAATEESRRLARETSQTMMYALMTATAGKLAAVRGEVDSALRLAEEAEGIGLPAGARPVLATATMARGLAALGAGRFEEAFGHFRRLHDPADPAFQVALRLTTVGDLVDAATHCGRLEAVLPIVTELEEVAQVTPAPVLHADLRLARALLASDEDADPLFTTALGADLSAWPLIRARTHLAYGEWLRRRRRSVESRDHLRAARDMFDALGAIPWGEKARRELRAAGETSRRRAPDARDQLTAHELQIVRLAADGLTNREIGQRLYLSHRTVSSHLHRIFPKLGVVSRAELRTVVSALS, from the coding sequence GTGGAGCTCGTCGGTCGGGACGACCAGCTGGATCTGTTGCGCCGATTGCTTGCCGATCCGCGGAGCCACGGGAGCGCGCTGCTGGTCCGTGGCGCGCCCGGAATCGGGAAGACGGCGTTGCTCGCCGAGACCGCCGCTCTCGCCGAGAGGCTCGGCTACCGGATTCTGCGCACCAGCGGTGTCGAGGCCGAGAGCGACATCCCCTACGCCGGTCTGCAGCTGGTTCTCCGCCCGTTGGCCGCGGGAGCCGCCGAGCTCGCCGCGCCGCACCGGCAGGCCCTGGACACCGCCCTCGGGCACGCCGAAGCCGCTGTCCCGGATGTCTTCCTGGTCGGTCTGGCGGTTCTCAACCTCCTGGCCGACGCCGCCGCGGTCGCTCCGGTGCTGGTCCTGGCCGACGACGTCCAGTGGCTCGACGACGCCACGGCCGGCGTCCTGGCCTTCGTGGCGCGCAGGGTCGGCACGGAGCCGGTGGTCATGGTGGGAGCCGCACGCGACGGCCACCGGTCGCGTCTGAGCCCCGACGAGCTCACCTCCGTGACCCTGGCCCCGCTCACCGAAGGCCAGGCCACGGAACTCCTGGCGGACCACGCTCCGGACCTGCGTCCGACGGCGCACCGCCGACTGCTGGCCGAGGCGGCCGGGAACCCCTTGGCCCTGACGGAGCTGTCCCGCACCCTCGGCGCGTCGGCCGATCCGCACGTCTCCCAACTGCCCCTCACCGAGCGGCTCGAGCGGGCCTTCACCGACCGCCTGGAGACCCTGCCGGACACCACCCGAGCCCTGCTGCGGATCGCGGCTCTCAACGACAGTCCGTCACTTCCCGAGATCTACACCGCGACCCGGCAGCTGACCGGCGCGACGGCCTCGGCCGCGGAGCTCGACCCGGCCGTGCGTGCCGGGCTCGTCCACGTCGTCGGCACCGAGCTGCGCTTCGGGCATCCACTGATGCGGTCGGCCATCCAGCAGACCATGCCCGGCGGCGTCCGCCGCGCCGCGCACGCCGCCCTCTCCGCCGTACTCGATCAAGAGCCGGACCGGCAGATACGTCACCGGGCCGCCGCGGCCGACAGCCCGGCGGAGGCGGTCGCCGCCGCGTTGGAGGACGCCGCTCACCGAGCCGCGCGCCGCGGCGGCGTCGCGGCGGCCGTCACGGCCCTCGAACAGGCCGCCGCGCTCAGCGAGGACATCGGCCACCGAGCGGAACGGCTGTTGCGGGCGGCCGACTTCGCCGTCGAACTCGGCCGGCCCGAGACCGTGACCCGACTGCTGGACCAGGCACTCACCGGCCCGCTGTCACGGCGGCAGCACGCCACGGTCGTCTGGCTTCGCGGCAGCTTCGACGAGGGACTGCACGGCCACTCGTCCGGCGCCGTCTCGCTGACGGCACTCGCCGAGGAGATGGCCGCGCAGGACCGCCCGCTGGCGCTGCGGATCCTGTGGAGCGCCGCGCAACTGTGCTTCTGGTCCGAGCCGGGGGCGGAGGGACGCCGCGCGGTCCTTCAGGCCGTGGAGCGGATGGAGCTGGACGAACTCGATCCGTGGCGGCTGGCCATCAGTGCCTACGCCGCGCCGGTCGATCGCGGCGCCTTCGTCCTGGACCGGGCCCGCCGCGTCGCGCTGGAAGAGGGTGACGACGGCCGCGCCTACCGCATGCTCAGCACCGCCTCGCTGCTCGTCGGCGGCTACGACCTGGCCCGGGTGTTCTCGGCCGCCGGCGGTGCGCCGCTGCGTGTCCAGGGACGGCTGGGGCTGTTGGCCCGTACGGTCGGTGCGGACGCGTGGAGCGCCCTGGTGGTGGGCGACCTCGGTGCGGCGATCGCCGCGACCGAGGAATCACGAAGGCTGGCGCGCGAGACCAGCCAGACGATGATGTACGCGCTGATGACCGCCACCGCGGGCAAGCTGGCCGCGGTGCGGGGTGAGGTGGATTCCGCCCTGCGGCTGGCCGAGGAGGCGGAGGGGATCGGGCTTCCGGCCGGGGCGCGTCCGGTGCTGGCCACCGCGACGATGGCGCGCGGGCTGGCCGCGTTGGGCGCCGGGCGGTTCGAGGAGGCCTTCGGTCATTTCCGCCGGCTGCACGATCCGGCGGACCCCGCCTTCCAGGTCGCCCTGCGGCTGACCACCGTGGGCGACCTCGTGGACGCGGCGACGCACTGCGGGCGGCTGGAAGCCGTGCTCCCGATCGTGACGGAGCTGGAAGAGGTCGCCCAGGTGACCCCCGCGCCGGTGCTGCACGCCGACCTGCGTCTGGCCCGGGCCCTGCTGGCCTCCGACGAGGACGCCGACCCGCTCTTCACGACCGCGTTGGGCGCCGATCTCAGCGCGTGGCCCCTGATCAGGGCCCGGACCCACCTGGCGTATGGCGAGTGGCTCCGGCGCCGTCGGCGCAGTGTCGAGTCCCGCGACCACCTCCGGGCGGCCCGCGACATGTTCGACGCGCTCGGCGCGATCCCGTGGGGGGAGAAGGCCCGCCGGGAACTGCGGGCCGCGGGTGAGACCAGCCGCCGCCGGGCCCCGGACGCCCGTGACCAGCTGACCGCCCACGAGTTGCAGATCGTCCGGCTCGCCGCCGACGGGTTGACCAACCGCGAGATAGGCCAGCGGCTGTACCTGTCGCACCGCACCGTCAGCTCGCATCTCCACCGGATCTTCCCCAAGCTGGGCGTGGTCTCGCGCGCCGAGCTGCGGACGGTGGTCAGCGCACTGTCCTGA